In a genomic window of Phycodurus eques isolate BA_2022a chromosome 2, UOR_Pequ_1.1, whole genome shotgun sequence:
- the gas6 gene encoding growth arrest-specific protein 6, whose amino-acid sequence MRVSRTKWLPSAALLILLVARCSPSSISLSHQKANQFLSRQRRANQVFEETKQGHLERECVEERCSKEEAREVFENDPETDYFFPKYLNCLEKFGGSAKKKHDLITCVHNIPDQCSPSPCNSRGTVRCEDKKGSFLCHCFSGWTEAFCDKDVDECSKRNGGCDHECSNTMGSYHCSCQPGFMLRGHHMCVDVDECKDLLNACGSAHCENNQGGYECLCDPGYVFDNESKSCVDVDECEASVCAEECVNTQGSFRCLCDGRQGMKLEQDLRSCKAITPCITTALKRNSRSLYLGRMFNGLPVMRLRFRRRINTGFSAEFDFRTYDSEGVIFFAGGHLNSSWIVLAIHHGKLELQLKYGMVSRVTSSGPVVNDGQWRKISVEEQGRSLVIKIDREAVMKIAVNGDLFTLKKDMHELNLTVGGVPFKESSLVSKVNPRLDGCMKEWRWMTGEDRSMQESIMTNENIQCFSTENPGAYFPGTGFALFNISYESQNLSVQLTLYPTTAIGVLFALVHEDTVPLSISLADYHPGTDEWRDFVLVTARGVILASSPAPLCDGESHEIEVKISGNRTQLFVDGVPGRSEDAEVDLLSSSSTFIGGLPDVPLVSTLVSAPYSGCMKVTVNRQTLDLDQAIQKHNEIRSHSCPLLDSNQ is encoded by the exons ATGCGTGTAAGCCGGACAAAGTGGCTCCCGTCGGCCGCGCTGCTAATCCTGCTGGTCGCTCGTTGCTCCCCTAGTAGTA TCTCCCTGTCACACCAAAAGGCAAACCAGTTCCTGAGCAGACAGCGAAGAGCTAATCAAGTGTTCGAGGAGACTAAGCAAGGACACTTGGAGAGGGAGTGTGTGGAAGAGAGGTGTTCCAAGGAGGAGGCCAGAGAAGTGTTTGAAAATGACCCCGAGACT GACTACTTCTTTCCCAAGTATTTAA ATTGTTTGGAGAAGTTTGGAGGTTCAGCAAAGAAGAAACATGATCTGATCACATGTGTCCACA ACATTCCAGATCAATGCTCCCCTTCGCCCTGTAACTCCAGAGGCACCGTGCGCTGCGAGGACAAAAAGGGTTCCTTCCTCTGTCACTGTTTTTCAGGTTGGACAGAGGCATTTTGTGATAAAG ATGTTGACGAGTGCAGCAAGAGGAACGGAGGATGTGACCACGAGTGCAGCAACACGATGGGGAGTTACCACTGCTCCTGTCAGCCAGGTTTCATGTTGCGGGGACACCACATGTGCGTTG ATGTGGACGAGTGCAAAGACCTTCTTAACGCGTGCGGATCGGCTCACTGTGAGAATAACCAAGGAGGCTACGAATGTCTGTGTGACCCTGGCTACGTTTTTGACAATGAGAGCAAGAGTTGCGTGG ATGTAGACGAGTGTGAGGCAAGTGTGTGTGCGGAAGAATGTGTCAACACTCAGGGGAGTTTCCGCTGTTTGTGCGACGGTCGTCAGGGCATGAAGCTGGAACAGGACCTCAGGAGCTGTAAg GCTATAACTCCTTGTATCACAACGGCTCTAAAGAGGAACTCTCGCTCTCTTTATCTGGGTCGCATGTTCAACGGCTTGCCGGTGATGAGGCTGCGCTTCCGCCGAAGGATTAACACTGG TTTTTCCGCAGAGTTTGATTTCCGCACCTACGACTCAGAGGGGGTGATCTTCTTTGCCGGAGGTCACCTGAACAGCTCCTGGATAGTGCTCGCAATTCATCACGGCAAACTGGAGCTGCAGCTGAAGTACGGCATGGTCAGCAGGGTCACCAGCAGCGGACCCGTCGTCAACGATGGCCAGTGGAGGAAG ATTTCGGTCGAAGAGCAGGGGCGGAGTCTTGTCATCAAGATTGACAGGGAGGCAGTCATGAAGATTGCGGTGAACGGTGATCTGTTCACACTGAAGAAAGACATGCATGAGCTCAACCTGACTGTGGGAGGAGTCCCTTTTAAGGAAAGCAGCCTCGTTAGCAAg GTGAACCCTCGTCTGGACGGCTGTATGAAAGAGTGGCGCTGGATGACTGGAGAAGACCGGTCGATGCAAGAAAGCATaatgacaaatgaaaatattcagTGTTTCAGCACAGAGAATCCGGGAGCGTATTTCCCTGGCACAGGCTTTGCTCTCTTCAACATCAGTTATG AGTCACAGAACCTGAGTGTCCAGTTAACCCTTTATCCAACTACTGCTATCGGGGTGCTCTTCGCTCTCGTTCATGAAGATACTGTCCCTCTCTCCATCTCTCTGGCTGACTATCACCCCGGTACTGATGAGTGGAGAGAC TTTGTTCTGGTAACAGCACGAGGCGTGATCCTTGCCAGCTCACCAGCGCCCCTCTGTGATGGCGAGAGTCACGAAATCGAAGTGAAGATCTCAGGCAACCGCACCCAGCTCTTTGTCGACGGGGTGCCTGGACGTAGCGAAGATGCAGAGGTCGACCTTCTTTCTTCGTCCAGCACCTTCATTGGAGGCCTCCCTG ATGTTCCCCTGGTTTCCACATTGGTGTCGGCGCCCTACAGCGGCTGTATGAAGGTCACAGTGAACAGACAAACTCTGGACCTGGACCAGGCGATCCAGAAACACAACGAAATCCGCTCCCACTCCTGCCCCCTGCTGGATTCTAACCAGTGA